A genome region from Astyanax mexicanus isolate ESR-SI-001 chromosome 19, AstMex3_surface, whole genome shotgun sequence includes the following:
- the LOC125784471 gene encoding 4-galactosyl-N-acetylglucosaminide 3-alpha-L-fucosyltransferase 9-like — MLYSSKAHQVVLIVTCWLSGIATCLLFLQYSQSNFQSLVFPSKQGKTLSEISLDDIPKEVTTPAVQKDKPILLLWVWPENYRFDLSDCQTYYNIDGCRIIDDRNLYNQADAVLIFHKSISWDLSNLPPSPRPAFQRWIWFHVESPTNTHRIPGLENLFNLTLSYRRDADISVRYPLTVSKTPIKGFEIPKKDKLVCWFVSNTNPSTGTGTRMKFYEEFKKHINIDIFGNMAGNHLKDEEYFPTMSSCKFYLSFENSIHKDYITEKFNGPVSVGTVPVVLGPPRENYEQFAPHNSFIHVNDFASPLDLANYLLQLDKDDEAYSRYFDWRKHVNATRHLNNLKQEFVTYICHACEYIGVHKEYKEAHDIYKWYFS; from the exons ATGCTTTATTCATCAAAAGCACATCAAGTTGTCCTGATAGTAACATGCTGGCTCAGTGGAATTGCCacttgtttgctgtttctccagtACAGCCAAAGTAACTTTCAATCTTTAGTTTTTCCTTCAAAACAAGGAAAAACCTTGAGTGAAATAAGCTTGGATGACA TTCCTAAAGAGGTTACCACTCCAGCTGTTCAGAAAGATAAACCCATCTTATTGCTTTGGGTCTGGCCTGAAAACTACAGATTTGACTTAAGCGACTGTCAAACCTATTACAACATCGATGGATGTCGTATTATAGATGATCGGAACCTGTACAACCAGGCAGACGCGGTGCTTATCTTCCACAAATCTATCAGTTGGGATCTATCTAACCTGCCGCCATCTCCTCGCCCTGCTTTCCAGAGATGGATTTGGTTCCATGTTGAATCGCCAACCAACACTCATCGTATTCCAGGGTTGGAGAACCTCTTCAACCTCACCCTCAGTTACAGACGTGATGCCGATATCTCTGTACGATATCCGCTCACTGTCAGCAAAACGCCAATCAAGGGGTTCGAGATTCCCAAGAAAGACAAGCTTGTCTGCTGGTTTGTGTCCAACACCAACCCCAGTACTGGAACCGGGACCAGGATGAAGTTCTACGAAGAGTTCAAGAAACATATCAACATAGACATCTTCGGTAACATGGCCGGGAACCACTTGAAAGATGAGGAATACTTCCCTACCATGTCCAGCTGTAAGTTCTACCTGTCCTTTGAGAATTCCATCCACAAGGACTACATCACAGAGAAGTTCAATGGCCCAGTTTCCGTTGGGACTGTGCCTGTTGTGTTGGGTCCACCAAGAGAAAACTATGAACAGTTTGCTCCacataattcattcattcatgtgaACGACTTTGCTAGTCCTTTAGACCTAGCCAATTATCTGCTTCAACTGGACAAGGACGACGAGGCCTACAGTCGCTACTTTGACTGGAGAAAACATGTGAATGCAACTCGTCATCTAAACAATTTGAAACAAGAGTTTGTTACGTACATTTGCCATGCCTGTGAATACATTGGGGTTCACAAGGAGTATAAAGAAGCTCACGATATCTACAAGTGGTATTTTTCATGA